The DNA window CAGATCCGGCTGTCCGGTGCGCGCAAAGTGGGTTTTGACGTCCTCGCCGCTGCCGGGTGGGGCGAAGAACTCCAGCATGCCCAGCGGGTAGTTGTCCCAGGTCACGAAGTCCAGACCCTTCGCCACCTCGTAGTGGTCAAAACCGGTTTCGAAGATCATGAAGTTGTGCGTGACAAAACGCCCCGGCGAAAGCTCCCGCAGGATCGCCACCTGCTCGGCCTGAAATTCGGCGATCATGGCCGAGGCGAAGCGGTAAAAGTCCAGCACGTGCGACGGGTTCGGCTCGGCCACCGTCAGATTGGGCGGTTTGATCTGTGCCCAGTCGGTGTACTCCATGCTCCAGAAGACATTGCCCCAGGCGGTATTCAGGGCGTCCAACGTGCCGTACTTGCGCTCCAGCCAGCCCGGAAACGCCTCGGCACTGGCCCCGCCGTAACTGCGCGCCGTGTTGTGGCAGCCGAATTCGTTGTCGGTCTGCCAGCCGGCCACCGCCGGGTGCGTGCCGTAACGCTCGGCCATCGCCCGCGTGATGCGTCGCGAATGCTCACGGTAGACCGGCGAGGCGAAATCGTACTGCCGCCGCGCCCCGAACTCGCGCACCCGGCCCTGGGCGTCCATGGGCAGGATTTCGGGATGGGCGCGAATCAGCCATGCGGGCGGCGTGGGCGTGGGCGTGCACAGCACCACGCGCATTCCGGCGGCGTGATAGGTGTCGAGGGCCGTGTCCAGCCACGCCCAGTCGTACTCGCCGGGGCGCGGCTCCATGCGGCTCCAGGCAAACTCGGCAATGCGGACATAACTCAGGCCCAGTTCTTTTTGCTGCTGCGCGTAGGGCACCCAGCGGTCTTGTGGAACATGCTCCGGGTAATCGCAGGAACCGAGCTGGAGGTGTGGAACGGGGGTGGATTTGGATTGGGTCATGGCGCGTCCTGGGGAGTGGAGGTCGAAAGGGCTGAAGGAACAAAGGGCTGACTCAGAAAGGCTAAACCGCTCTGTCCAGCTATCGGTTGTCGTTCTGTCAGATAGGACTGGGCTGGCGTTGAGTTTTCCGCTCCCGCCATTCCTGAGGAGGAGGGGAAAAACGCCGGAGCCCGGCCTGTGTCATCAATCCTTGACCGCCCCGCCCGCAATGCCTGCCACGAAGTGCCGTTGCAGCGACAGGAACAGCGCCAGAAAGGGAATGGTGGCAATCGCCGTTCCCACCATGATTCCGCCCCACGACACGCGGGTCAGGCCGACCAGGGTGCCCAGCGCCACCGGCATGGTGTAGCTGTCCTTTTGCGTCAGCACGATCAGCGGCCACAGGTAGTCGTTCCAGGAGGCCAGGAACAGCAGAATGGCCAGGGCCGCCAGCGCGGGGCGCACGATGGGCAGCGCGATCTGCCAGAAGATGCGGCCCTCGGAGGCGCCGTCAATGCGCGCGGCATGCAGCAGATCGCTGGGCACGGTCTGGAACGCCTGACGCATGTAGAAGATGCCGATGGTATTCGCCAGCGTGGGCAGGATCACCGCCCAGTACGTGTTCGAGATCTTCAGGTCCCGCGCCACCAGAATGAACTGCGGGATGATGGTCACGAAGGTAGGGATGGTCAGCGTGGCCAGAATCAGCCCGAACAACCAGTTCTTGCCGGGAAACTCGAACTTGGCGAAGGCGTAGCCGCCCATGCTGGTCAGAACCATGCTGAACACCGTGTACAGCGAGGCGATCATGGTGCTGTTGAACAGGGTGCGCAGGTAGTTGGTGTCGGC is part of the Deinococcus radiopugnans ATCC 19172 genome and encodes:
- a CDS encoding carbohydrate ABC transporter permease, which produces MTARPQVAAPVSPGVTARKRTGAFWLHLALLPLALIFLAPLWIMAVFSTHPDSAIFSPSPPLWFGGNFMENFRGLQADTNYLRTLFNSTMIASLYTVFSMVLTSMGGYAFAKFEFPGKNWLFGLILATLTIPTFVTIIPQFILVARDLKISNTYWAVILPTLANTIGIFYMRQAFQTVPSDLLHAARIDGASEGRIFWQIALPIVRPALAALAILLFLASWNDYLWPLIVLTQKDSYTMPVALGTLVGLTRVSWGGIMVGTAIATIPFLALFLSLQRHFVAGIAGGAVKD